A stretch of DNA from Puniceicoccaceae bacterium:
GCGGCAACCCTGCAACACGGACGAACCTGTGCTTGCTGTCAGCCGAATCGAACCGAGTGCGTTTGCACCCCACGCGCTCGGCATGGATGTGCTGCGCATTCCCTCTGCAGCACCAGCGGCAAAGCGTGCCCTACAAAGCGGGAAGGCACAAATCGTACAGTCGTTCAGCATGCATGCAGGTGCACCCAGAAACGCTGACACGGTTGTTTTTCTACCCAGTGGAACGTGGGATTTCCAGTACGATGGAGCGTCCAGCCGCACCTTGCTGATGTCCGCTGCTTACGACAGCACTTCGATGCTATTCAACTATTTCCAGAAAATCCAGGAATCCGACATCGTCGTCAAACTTCACGACATCACTGAAGGTGCCCCCAGTTTTGTTGGTGCCATCGAGCAGGACCGCATGCTCAGCGAACAGGAGGCAAACCAACACATTGCCGGGGTCAACAAAGCTCACGATCTCTATGTCATTCAAACTCCCATCCACATTCTTGACCGACAATGGCAGGTCACGTTTGTCGTGGATGAATCATACTACAAGCGTCGCGTCTCCAATGCCTCGGTGCTGACCACCGTCGGAGGATTTCTCCTGATCCTTTGGTTCAGCTACTACTACCTGCAAAATGAACGCTCGTTTCACCGCATTGAAACCCTTGTGGAACAACGCACCGAGGAACTTGAAGAAGCCAAAAATCAGGCCGAAGCCTCTGCAAAGGCAAAAGCAGACTTCCTCGCCGTGATGAGTCACGAGATCCGCACACCCATGAACGGAATTTTTGGAGCAAGCGAGCTGCTGCAATCCGCCAATCTGCCACCCTCCGAGCGCGAGCTGACGCAAATCATCCACAAGAGCACACGCTCGCTGCTCACTCTGATCAATGATATCCTCGATTTCTCAAAACTCGAAGCGGGCAAGTCCAATCTCAAGCTGCAGCCCACAAACCTTGCCACGGTCTGTACTGATGCAGTGGAAACCCTGCGCACCATGGCAGAGTCCAAGGGTCTCGAGCTGCAATGGATACCGCCCGAAGGCGAACCGGTGCTCGTGTGGTGCGATGGCAACCGCATCTCACAAATCCTCTTCAATCTCATCGGCAATGCCATCAAGTTTACCGACTCCGGTCATATTTCCCTCCGTCTCCACACCCAAATGCATGGCGAACAATGCAGGGTAAACCTGGTGATTGAGGATACAGGTATTGGAATCCCCGAAGCATTCCAGTCCAGTCTGTTTCAGGCCTTCACTCAGGCCGATTCCAGTTTCACGCGCAAACATGAGGGGACAGGCCTTGGTCTCGCGATCTGCCATCGCCTCACCCAGCTGATGGGAGGTCGCATTGACTTCGAAAGTGCATCCGGCAAGGGCACACGCTTCGAACTTGAGTTTGACCTGGACGTTGCCAGCGAGCTTCCCGGTACCCACAAACCTGCTGAGAGCGCACCCATGCTCCACTCCGGCAATCGCGTTCTCCTGGTAGAGGACAACCGCGTCAACCAGCGCATCGGATCGCTCATCCTTGAGCGCGAGGGCTACGAGGTGCAAATCGCCGAAGACGGAGAGCAAGCGATCAAGCTGATCCGTGAACACCCTTACGATGCCGTACTGATGGATTGTGGTCTGCCCAAGCTCGATGGATATGCCTGCACACGCATCATTCGTGAGGAATTACAGCTGAACGACTTGCCCATCATCGCATTGACCGCCCACGCTCTCGCTGGCGATGCCGAAAAATGCTTCAACGCTGGCATGAACGCCTATCTCAGCAAACCCCTGCAGCGGGATCTGCTGCTCGAAACCCTTGCCAGATTTCTCAAACCCACTCAAACCCAAACCTGATGCCTCGTGCCATGCGACCCTTTGGTATTTTCACCCTGCTAACCTTCCTGAGCTTTCCGCTCACGCATACCGTCGCGCTGGACTCCGCTGAACCGGAACCCATCCACACGCTCGACACGGTGATCATTGAGGGCATTCGGAGCGAAGAGACCGTTGTGCCCAGCGGCCAGCGTTTCCAGTCGGCCTACGGGGCATCCCTCGAAATTGTCGACACCCCGCGCAATGTGACCGTGATCTCTCGCGAACAACTCAATGACGTGCATGTGCTCGATGTGCGCGACTTCAGCAAACTCACTGCCAGTTCCTATACCCCAAGCAATTTTGGAGCGCCCGCCACGCCAAGCATTCGCACGCTCAGTGCCGATGTGCTGGTGAATGGCATGCGTCGCGGACTCACCAGCAATGGCAACGGACTACCAATCAACTTCAATTCTGTCGAAGGAGTTGCCATCGTCAAGGGTCCGCCCACTGCAAGCTACGGAGTGTCCCAGTATGTGGGCGGATACGTCGACCTGCAGACCAAGCGACCCATTTTCACGCAGTTTCAGGGCAGCCTGAGCGCTACCGTTGGCATGTTTGAACAGCGACGCTGGATGCTCGATGCGGGCGGTCCGCTCAGTGAGCAAGTGGCCTACCGCATCAGTTACTCGGGGGAAGCGTCCGGCAGTTACTATGAGTTCGGAAAAAAGAATACCCAGGCCCTTTACGGAGCCGTTACCTGGCTCAAGAGCGATGACTGGGTCATCGAGTTCAATGCCGAATTCTTTCAGGCCGACTACACGGAAAATTTTGGCTGGAATCGTCCCACGCAGGACCTGATCGACCACGGTCTCTACCTTCCCAATGCGGGCAGCGACACCGACTACCTCGCGTTCATCTCCTCGCTGCAGGGAAGTGGAAACGCTGTGCCGCTCGGTGAACCCGTCAAGCTCAGCCGCCGCAAGCGTCTGCTCGCACCCGGCGACGACTCATTCGGCACACACGTTTCCGCCCAGGTGATTTCCCGCTACCGAGCAAGCACCGACCTGATGATCGTGAACAACACTGCGTTCAACTGGATTTCACGCGACACGTTTTCCTCCTACCACTATTCCGAGGTCATCCGCAGCAGCTGGGCACTGGACAACCGCACGGAGCTTCAACTGCAGCGTCTGTTGGGCGGAGTGGAGCTTTTGAGCAACTCCGGACTACACCTGCGCGCCCAATACGTCGAAGCCTATAATGCGTATTGGGTCGAACCCGCCAGTGCATTTGATCTCACGCGCGATCCCGAAACAAGGCGCATCCCCGACAGTGCCATTTTCTGGGCCGAGCGTGTACCGGGTGAACCCGCACGCGGAACCCTCAATCACCGCTACACCAATGCCACCAACGGCGAAAGCGGCATCTCCAAAGTCTTTCAGTCAGGCCTCTTCAGCCAGCATTTTGTGCGATTCAGCGACGCCTTTTCCCTCGCTGCCGGAGTGCGGCTCGATCTGCTCGCCATCGATTATCACAACCCACTCTACGATCAGTTCGACCCAGGCGGCGATCCATCCCAATGGGACGACAAAACGCTGCACGGACTGCCCAACTGGAATATCAGCCCCATCTACAAGTTCAGTGAAAACATCAGCGCCTACGCCACTTATAACTACAGCCAGTCTACTGGTGTCGGCAATGGAGGGGGCCTCGTTGCCCCAACCTACGACCGCGATGGCGATGGCGTTCCAGATAGACAGACCTTTACCTCCACCTACCTGCATCGGGAGAGTGAGCTGTATGAAGCAGGCATGAAGTTCAACCTGTATGACAACCGTCTCTTCATCACCACCGCACTCTATTCACAACACTATCTTCGCCCCTCGATCGGCGGCGGCGCACTGAAAACCGAGGTGGAGGGCTTCGAGTTGGAAACCACGCTGCAACCCAATCGGCATGTTTACCTCACTGCTTCCTACAGCTACACCCAGGCGAAGGAAATTCCAGAGTTTGTGGCCTCCGCCGGACCGATGGACAAGATCGCGAAAAACGGAGTGGCAATCACGCCCGCAAATGTGATCTTTCCACAAATCCTGGTACATAAACAGGGCACTCCCGAACACCTCTTCAACCTGCTCGCACGCTACAAGTGGGATAACGGCATTGGCTTCTCCGCCAACCTCCTGATCACCAGTGAATACAACCTCTCCTACAACGGTGATGCATTTGCTCTCGTTCCCAGCTATGCTCCGATCCACATGCAAAGCGTGATCGTTCCCTGGCAGCACACCCTTGACATACAGCTCTTCTACCGCAGTGAACGCTTTGAAGCCTCCATCGTCGTGCTCAACGCCACTGATCAGAAGAACTTCAGCCCGGCACACCCGGTCTATTCCGCCGACTCCGTCGTGGCAGAACTGCCCCTGCGCGTCGAGGGTACCGTGACATGGAAGTTCTGACCCCCAACATACCACCACAACCCCCTTTCATTTTCACCCATCTGACAACCCCGGCTCTGACCGGAATCAACCCCTTCGTTTCCATGTGGACTCTAGAACATCTGAATTGCCCTTCTTCCTGGGCACCTCTCACCTACGCCTGCGACGGTCAACCCCTGTTGCATCACAGCCGCAATGCCGCAGATGGCCGCTGTCGCATCATGGTCGCCAATCAAGGCTACATCGACATGACCTGCCTGCGCGATCCGGCAGCGGGTGCCCCCGGTGAACTTTCGATCCAGGGCATGGTTTTCCAGTTCAATGCACCGCTCACGCTCACCCTGGACTTGCGTGAGGATGGCAGCTGCAGCGTCACCTGCAATACGCTATCGTGGACTGGCTTCCTGTCGCCCATTCCTCAGATGCCAGGCAGCAACCTGCAGCGCTTCAATGAAATGGTCGAGCGCAAGCTCGTTCCCTACCAGAATCCACCGACGGGCACACCCAAATCCGAGGCCGAACTGTGGGAACTCGCCAAAACTCACTACCCGAACGATCCCTATGGTTACACCAAGGCACTCTGTCTCTACGACTGGACCAGTGCCAGTTTCATACGGCAGGACCTTTTCCACCAGTTGCAGTACACTGGCATTCCCGCCTGCCCACTTGATTTGCACACCATGGCCCGCGTCATCTGGGGTTGCAATTATCCCGGCTACACTGCAGCGACCCCAACTTCATGAACCAATTTGCGATGAAGCCCGCCACGAGTGAGGCAGACGTGTATCAACAACTGCTCACAGTTCAGTCAGACATCCACCCGCTCGCCCTTGCCGAAATGAATGTGCAAACCCAGGCACTGCTCACGCTTCCGCGTCCGACTGTTGCCGCATACCCGCAGCTCTACCGCGGTGCGATGCCGATGTCCGGAGGATACGACACCAGCGATTTTTCCCCATCGCTCTTTGAGTTCGCAGGAAACACAGGTCCCGTTGATCAACCCCTGATCCAGCCCCTGGACCAGGCCCTGCAGGACACCCTGCAACCCGGCAAAATCCTCACCACCAAGGGTCCCTGGAGTTTTTCCAACGATCTCGATGGAGCGAAGGTCTGGCAAAACGGCATCCTCATCACCTGCAACCCACCCACCGGCGCCACGCTCTGGCCCTCCTGCGCAGACATCACGCCCTTCTCCCTCAATCCCGACACCTTCGAGATCAATGTGCCCGCCAACACGCGCTACCGCATTGACTCCTATGAATGGATCACCCTGCAGGGAAAACCCGTCTGCCACTTCACCATGACCCTGCTCGGTTACTTCGGCCCTTATGGGTAAGTTGCTGTCCCGCATCGGTCATGGTTCGGGTTTCGATCAACCTGGATTCCGGCTCGCATTCGCAAGCCTTCCCACCCAACCGTCCCACGGCGGGACGAACTTTACCGCTATTATACACACAACATCAGTAGAATCCGACTTAAAAACCTCCCAATCAGGTCTACACCTACCCTGACATTGTGCGGTTGGAGAATGTATTTCGGACCGAGCCTTGGCGAGCGTTGCTGATGAGCCTCAACCGACATCTTCAAAAGCTAATTCCAGCGATCCATTTAATACTCGAGCAAACGTAAATTTGGGATCCTGCGAAAATCGCCTGCATTTCGTGTCACCAAGGCTTGCTCCAACGACATCGCATGACAGGCAATCCACAAATCGTTTGCACCCATCAAACAGCCATTTGCTTTCAAACTGCGATAAACCTTTTGATAGGTGGAAGCCACCTGCGTGGAGAGGGTAGCGAACTCGACGCGGTCGCGTACAAAATGCACGAAAGGATGGTCCTCTCGCGGAAAGCCAGCCAAAAACTCCCCCCACGCTACCGGAGAAATCTGCAAGCACTCGTTGGCCTGGTCCTTTAAAAAGGCCGCCACCGGCCCTTTGGTTTTTGCCTTAACCTCCCGTTGATCATCAATCACGTTTCCGTAGGGCTCGCGTTCACCGCGATGCCGCATCCTGTGAGGTAACTGAGGTCTCCGGCTAGTGAAGACCCTACGTTTCTGTTCAGTGAACAAAACCAGAACCAGTATCATAACAGTGACGAAGTTGAAGTGCCTGAGAAGGTTGAACCTTAAAAACTCAGAGAAGGCACTGGAATAGCTACAGTCCCCCGGGGCAGTACCGCCACCGTTGTCATTCCTGAAAGCTTTGCTGGGAGCGTGCTCTATCAGGGCATCGAACAGGAACCCTCTCCCCATCACTCGAGCACCTTCGAAATCCGCGAAGGCGTTCATACCTTTGTGTGTATCCCAGTCGCCACCACCCCAAACACCTGACCAACAAAGTCCAAAGGTCCGACGCATCCAACCTGTCGCACTGCACCCTCCAGATTTTCCAATCGCTCTCAGGGTTTGGCAAGTTTGC
This window harbors:
- a CDS encoding TonB-dependent receptor plug domain-containing protein, with the translated sequence MPRAMRPFGIFTLLTFLSFPLTHTVALDSAEPEPIHTLDTVIIEGIRSEETVVPSGQRFQSAYGASLEIVDTPRNVTVISREQLNDVHVLDVRDFSKLTASSYTPSNFGAPATPSIRTLSADVLVNGMRRGLTSNGNGLPINFNSVEGVAIVKGPPTASYGVSQYVGGYVDLQTKRPIFTQFQGSLSATVGMFEQRRWMLDAGGPLSEQVAYRISYSGEASGSYYEFGKKNTQALYGAVTWLKSDDWVIEFNAEFFQADYTENFGWNRPTQDLIDHGLYLPNAGSDTDYLAFISSLQGSGNAVPLGEPVKLSRRKRLLAPGDDSFGTHVSAQVISRYRASTDLMIVNNTAFNWISRDTFSSYHYSEVIRSSWALDNRTELQLQRLLGGVELLSNSGLHLRAQYVEAYNAYWVEPASAFDLTRDPETRRIPDSAIFWAERVPGEPARGTLNHRYTNATNGESGISKVFQSGLFSQHFVRFSDAFSLAAGVRLDLLAIDYHNPLYDQFDPGGDPSQWDDKTLHGLPNWNISPIYKFSENISAYATYNYSQSTGVGNGGGLVAPTYDRDGDGVPDRQTFTSTYLHRESELYEAGMKFNLYDNRLFITTALYSQHYLRPSIGGGALKTEVEGFELETTLQPNRHVYLTASYSYTQAKEIPEFVASAGPMDKIAKNGVAITPANVIFPQILVHKQGTPEHLFNLLARYKWDNGIGFSANLLITSEYNLSYNGDAFALVPSYAPIHMQSVIVPWQHTLDIQLFYRSERFEASIVVLNATDQKNFSPAHPVYSADSVVAELPLRVEGTVTWKF
- a CDS encoding ATP-binding protein, whose amino-acid sequence is MKSLLPFLAAGCMYALTAHLTHFFAVDPINYLPVWPAAGVALLFVARFGASAVAGVFAGSLFSVLYYAIRAGDQHYLDVPLLWMGMALGNALQAWICYRTLRPTLENPAKLTIRFHTPWLILRSGVLIPICIAVIIILNIHFNGRLTLRDVPLVAFIWATGNSLGILSMIPLLFALNTTRNRRPQAVKQLVTGIGAFVGVFVVLFVFSLVVRQDIERLHQALEEKQRFLVNSMEVEFGDILEDLSLLNVPYLYDSLLENRDNFAKLAAPILQHNPSLIALALIHPLLPHEIASFEQELSTHFDWPVSCWYLDSQNQRQPCNTDEPVLAVSRIEPSAFAPHALGMDVLRIPSAAPAAKRALQSGKAQIVQSFSMHAGAPRNADTVVFLPSGTWDFQYDGASSRTLLMSAAYDSTSMLFNYFQKIQESDIVVKLHDITEGAPSFVGAIEQDRMLSEQEANQHIAGVNKAHDLYVIQTPIHILDRQWQVTFVVDESYYKRRVSNASVLTTVGGFLLILWFSYYYLQNERSFHRIETLVEQRTEELEEAKNQAEASAKAKADFLAVMSHEIRTPMNGIFGASELLQSANLPPSERELTQIIHKSTRSLLTLINDILDFSKLEAGKSNLKLQPTNLATVCTDAVETLRTMAESKGLELQWIPPEGEPVLVWCDGNRISQILFNLIGNAIKFTDSGHISLRLHTQMHGEQCRVNLVIEDTGIGIPEAFQSSLFQAFTQADSSFTRKHEGTGLGLAICHRLTQLMGGRIDFESASGKGTRFELEFDLDVASELPGTHKPAESAPMLHSGNRVLLVEDNRVNQRIGSLILEREGYEVQIAEDGEQAIKLIREHPYDAVLMDCGLPKLDGYACTRIIREELQLNDLPIIALTAHALAGDAEKCFNAGMNAYLSKPLQRDLLLETLARFLKPTQTQT
- a CDS encoding type II toxin-antitoxin system VapC family toxin, producing MNAFADFEGARVMGRGFLFDALIEHAPSKAFRNDNGGGTAPGDCSYSSAFSEFLRFNLLRHFNFVTVMILVLVLFTEQKRRVFTSRRPQLPHRMRHRGEREPYGNVIDDQREVKAKTKGPVAAFLKDQANECLQISPVAWGEFLAGFPREDHPFVHFVRDRVEFATLSTQVASTYQKVYRSLKANGCLMGANDLWIACHAMSLEQALVTRNAGDFRRIPNLRLLEY